One window from the genome of Marinobacter sp. LV10R510-11A encodes:
- a CDS encoding DUF1439 domain-containing protein, whose product MNKLHLSSRWALVLLALALSSGCASLSPYAISEGELERHLQDAVSAYDRNQLKSGSPLSLSLDDANVTLGPDGRDVAVIDLKGQVALNVLMAKLPVDIALKIEGAPVYDSKEKAIFIRRVKLLESSVDTGFFKGDLGPVTDNVMRVVAQMLETMPVYRLDETNMAQRMFGMLPTDVRVAPGRLEFVMADK is encoded by the coding sequence ATGAATAAACTACACCTTAGTAGCCGTTGGGCCTTGGTGTTGTTGGCCCTTGCCTTGTCTAGTGGTTGTGCCAGCCTTTCCCCTTATGCAATCTCGGAAGGAGAGCTTGAGCGCCACCTGCAGGACGCTGTGAGTGCCTATGATCGCAATCAGTTGAAGAGCGGGTCACCGCTCAGCTTGAGCCTTGATGACGCCAACGTTACCTTGGGCCCGGATGGCCGTGATGTTGCGGTGATTGATCTGAAAGGTCAGGTGGCGCTCAACGTACTGATGGCTAAGCTGCCAGTTGATATTGCTTTGAAAATTGAAGGCGCGCCTGTTTACGACAGCAAGGAAAAAGCGATCTTTATCCGCCGGGTAAAACTGTTAGAAAGCAGTGTTGATACAGGCTTTTTCAAGGGTGACCTTGGGCCGGTTACAGACAACGTGATGCGGGTGGTGGCCCAGATGCTGGAAACCATGCCGGTTTATCGACTGGATGAAACCAATATGGCCCAGCGGATGTTTGGCATGTTACCTACAGATGTGCGTGTAGCGCCTGGCCGTCTCGAGTTTGTGATGGCTGATAAATAG
- a CDS encoding CPXCG motif-containing cysteine-rich protein, which yields MSALDYVLIQCPYCWETLDVSVDPSVAEQEYVEDCQVCCQPILLRVVFDDNLTPNVEARAENE from the coding sequence ATGTCGGCTCTGGATTATGTACTTATCCAGTGCCCTTACTGCTGGGAGACGCTGGATGTCAGCGTCGACCCTTCAGTAGCGGAACAGGAATATGTTGAAGATTGCCAAGTATGTTGCCAGCCCATTTTATTGCGGGTTGTTTTCGACGATAATCTCACCCCTAACGTAGAAGCCCGGGCCGAAAACGAGTAA
- a CDS encoding pyridoxal phosphate-dependent aminotransferase, which translates to MADANRDTGQDKPKKVKYRKTKASWNPAMQAVPVPGIRRMVNMAATMKDVIHLSIGQPDLPTPKHIIDAYIEALKAGQTGYTMDAGLPELLVALRDYYGKRYNRKLTRDNILVTSGATEAMYLAISATAAPGRQFIVTDPSFLLYAPLIRMNGGEVKFVPTKAENDHQLDPDEVIRAMGPRTFALILNNPNNPTGAVYPRSTVETILEECAYRGIQVYADEVYDHLIFDDDDFASVLNCSMDLDNIMCISSFSKTYSMAGLRIGWVIASQAAIKSLRRYHMFTTSVANTPSQFAGVAALTGDQQCVRDMLAIYKERRDKVVELIDQTPYMTGYKPGGAFFAFPDLPRHVDGSDLALRLLKETGVCLVPGDAFGEGCTNAVRISFSTTCENLDAAFDRIIPWMAKQQF; encoded by the coding sequence ATGGCAGACGCCAACAGAGATACCGGCCAGGATAAACCGAAGAAGGTGAAGTACCGGAAAACCAAGGCCAGTTGGAACCCTGCCATGCAGGCAGTTCCGGTGCCGGGTATTCGGCGTATGGTGAATATGGCAGCCACCATGAAAGATGTTATCCATCTTTCTATCGGCCAGCCGGATCTGCCAACGCCTAAGCATATTATTGACGCTTACATTGAAGCTCTTAAGGCAGGGCAAACCGGTTACACCATGGACGCCGGGCTGCCTGAGCTGCTGGTAGCGCTGAGGGACTACTACGGCAAACGGTACAACCGCAAGCTCACCAGAGATAACATCCTGGTTACCAGCGGTGCTACGGAGGCCATGTACCTTGCCATCTCAGCGACGGCCGCACCGGGCCGACAGTTTATTGTGACAGATCCATCTTTCCTGTTGTATGCGCCTTTAATTCGCATGAATGGGGGGGAGGTCAAATTTGTGCCGACCAAAGCAGAAAACGATCACCAGCTTGATCCCGATGAGGTGATCCGAGCCATGGGGCCACGCACCTTTGCCCTGATACTCAATAACCCGAATAATCCGACCGGAGCGGTTTATCCTCGCAGTACTGTGGAAACCATTTTGGAAGAATGCGCGTACCGGGGCATACAGGTTTATGCCGACGAGGTGTATGACCACCTGATTTTTGATGACGATGATTTCGCCAGTGTGCTGAACTGTTCCATGGACCTCGACAACATCATGTGCATCAGTAGTTTTTCGAAAACATACAGCATGGCGGGGCTACGTATAGGCTGGGTAATTGCCAGTCAGGCGGCGATCAAATCTCTGCGGCGCTACCACATGTTCACCACCTCGGTGGCTAATACGCCTTCTCAGTTTGCGGGGGTAGCGGCACTAACGGGTGATCAACAGTGCGTGAGGGACATGCTGGCTATCTATAAGGAACGCCGAGATAAAGTGGTGGAGCTGATCGATCAGACTCCTTACATGACCGGGTACAAGCCGGGCGGGGCCTTTTTTGCGTTCCCGGATCTGCCGCGCCACGTTGACGGGTCAGATTTGGCGCTGCGCCTGCTCAAAGAAACTGGGGTGTGTTTGGTACCGGGGGATGCGTTTGGTGAAGGCTGTACCAACGCTGTTCGCATCAGTTTCTCAACCACCTGTGAGAACCTTGACGCAGCCTTCGACCGCATCATCCCGTGGATGGCTAAACAACAATTCTAA
- a CDS encoding D-2-hydroxyacid dehydrogenase produces the protein MSQHDKPVVTVLTAPGEQEPPGIDSLRAHAEVRFASDEATLRSTLPGTDVMMVTDFRTEALEAAWGCADKLKWIHATSAGVDALMFPALTNGNVVVTNARGIFDRTIAEYVLCTILMFAKDFPGSIRLQMKHQWKHRDTERAEGKQVLVVGAGSIGRQIGRLVGAAGLKPHGIARTARKEDPDFVAVHGNDDLYEQLGHADYVVIAAPLTPQTEGLFDEKAFKAMKNTARLINIGRGPIVKTNDLIAALKSGEIAGAGLDVFEEEPLPEDHPLWDMENVTMTAHMAGDFVGWKRALTDQFLENFDRWHNGEELFNLVNKELGYAGSK, from the coding sequence ATGTCTCAGCACGATAAGCCTGTTGTAACGGTTCTCACCGCACCCGGCGAGCAGGAGCCACCGGGAATAGACTCACTCCGGGCCCACGCCGAAGTGCGCTTTGCAAGTGACGAGGCGACCCTTCGCAGTACTCTGCCGGGTACCGATGTGATGATGGTAACGGATTTCCGTACCGAAGCATTGGAGGCTGCCTGGGGCTGCGCGGACAAACTAAAATGGATACACGCAACCAGTGCAGGGGTGGACGCGCTAATGTTCCCTGCTCTTACAAACGGCAATGTTGTAGTGACGAACGCCAGGGGCATATTCGACCGAACCATCGCCGAATACGTGCTGTGCACCATTTTGATGTTTGCGAAAGATTTCCCGGGCTCTATCCGTTTGCAAATGAAGCATCAGTGGAAGCACAGGGATACGGAACGCGCAGAGGGTAAGCAGGTACTGGTGGTTGGCGCAGGCTCGATCGGTCGCCAGATTGGCCGTTTGGTTGGGGCTGCCGGCTTGAAGCCTCACGGTATTGCCCGAACAGCTCGCAAGGAAGATCCTGATTTTGTTGCGGTACATGGCAACGATGATCTTTATGAGCAGCTGGGCCATGCCGATTACGTGGTGATCGCCGCACCACTGACGCCACAAACAGAAGGCCTGTTTGACGAGAAGGCATTTAAAGCCATGAAAAACACGGCGCGCCTGATCAACATTGGGCGTGGGCCGATTGTTAAAACCAACGATCTAATTGCTGCACTGAAGAGCGGTGAGATTGCAGGCGCTGGGCTTGATGTGTTCGAGGAGGAGCCGTTACCGGAAGATCACCCTTTGTGGGACATGGAAAACGTCACCATGACGGCACACATGGCCGGTGACTTTGTCGGCTGGAAGCGCGCGCTTACTGATCAGTTTCTTGAGAATTTTGACCGATGGCACAACGGCGAAGAGCTGTTTAATCTGGTCAACAAAGAGTTGGGTTACGCTGGGAGCAAGTAG